A segment of the Candidatus Neomarinimicrobiota bacterium genome:
TGACAGCCCCAATCCGGTCCCCACACCCACGCCTTTAGTCGTATAACCGGGATCAAATATTTTATTCAAATCAGCTTCCGGAATACCGACTCCGGAATCGGTAAATTCGATATGGATTTTTTTTTGTTTGAGTTTAGTTTTTATTCGCAGGGTGCCCTTTAATGGCATAGATTGAACAGCGTTTATGATCATATTAAGATAAACCTGATTTAGTTTCGCAGGGTAGCTGTTTATAGGGGGAAGTTTACCAAATTCTTTTATCACTTTAATCCGATTTTTCATCTCATAAAGGCTTAACATCAGAGCTTGTTCAATTCCCTCATGAATATCCGCTTTTTGAAGTTCAGCCTCGTCCAGGCGGGCAAAACTCTTTAGCTGTTTTACGATCAAACTGACTCTGTCGGCTCCTAATTTTATTACTTCATTTGCCTTATCTATTACGCTGAGAGTTTTATCAATCTCCTTTAATTTCGCGGAAAGGTCCTTCTTTTTGTCTCTTAACAACAATTTTAACTTATTTATAGCCCGGACCGAAGTATCATGCATGCTTTGGAGAGCGCCGATGGGATTGTTTATTTCATGCGCGACTCCAGCAACAAGCATTCCGAGAGAAGCCATTTTTTCCGATTGTACCAGCTGAGTTTGAGCGTTCTTAATATTTTCATTAGCCAATTCAAGACCTTCGAGAGCATTTTTTAATTTTGTGACATCGTACAAAGCTCCAATGGTCACCTTTTCTCCTGCAATCGTAGTTATGACCAGTGAAAATATCATCCAGATAGGTTCGCCTTCCACTCTTAATATCTGTGTTTCAAAATTATTGAGGTATCCGTCTTTCTTGAGCGCTCTCAGAACTATCTCACGATCAGATTTCTTATAATAAAAATCAGGAGTTTTCCTTCCGATTAGATCTTTGACGGAATAGCCGAGAAGATCGGCGAGAGGTTTGTTGACGAACAGGATTTTCCCGTCATGAACCTTGCTGATCACGTACGGAATCGGAGAGACTTCAATGATCGCATGGATTTGTTCATCGGACTCTTTTTCCAAAGTAACGTCGGTAAATGCCCAGACTCGCCCGAAAATCTTGTTATCTCTGTCCGTAACCGGTGCGGAATATATGGAGATATATCTTTCAGCGGGCTTTACGGTTTTGAGCGCATTTTTAAAAATAGCAGCATGGTCGTGAGATTCTCTCGTCGGACGCTTTAATTCCTTAAGCTTTTTAACCTGCTTGGTGTAATGAATCGGATGTTCGAAATTTGACTTTATAGCGCTACTGAATGAATCGAAGCTTTTATTGATCAATTTATCGATATCAACGCCGAATAATTTATTAATAGTCGGATTTGCTGCTACAATTTTATTTTGTGGATTTACCATGATAATCCCGGAGACTGAACTGTCCAACAGCGCCTGAAGTTCATCTTTGCTTCGAGAAAGATCGGATAGAATATCTTTCATTTCTTCGTTTTTTGATTCCAGCATCTCCTGAATTGACAGCAGCTGGATGTTTCCTTCGGCTAAGTTCATGGTCGTTTTCTCAAGTTGTTTTGCCTTGGAATTAAGCATCGTATTTGCGTTTTTCAGGTCTGCTGTCCTTTCTCTGACTCTAATTTCGAGGTTTTGAAAAGATCGGATATTAGCTAAGGTTAATCCTACCATGTTTGCAAATGTCTCAAATCTCTCAATATCCTGATCGTCCAGTTCTCTCGCATGATACTGAATGTTCCCCGAGAGTACTCCGATGGGTTCGTTCTTAATGCGAATCGGTGTCAGAACGAATGAAATAGGTAATGTTCCTTTTAATTTCCACAAGTCGCTTTTATTCCAGTAATCAAACTTTTTTGGATTCAGTATAAATATGGTCTTATTCTTTTTGAAACACTCTATCATAGGAGGGATTACGGGAAAGTTGCCGTCACGGATATATCTCTTAAAAGTATTATTCAGTTTTTTGCTGTCATGAAGCAGCTTGAAGGAGCGTAAAACGAATTTTCCGTCCTGTTCGAGGATGAGTAGTGATCTGTCAAAGTCGAGACTGCGTGTCAGGAAGTGAGGTACGTTATCGAGAAGCTTTTCTTCATCATGGAATCTCGATAGGCGGCTGGACAATTTGTTCAATGCCGAGAGCTGCCTGTTTGCGTATTTGAGTTTCTCAGTTCTCTCTTTTATTGTATTTTTGAGCATGTAAGAATAGGATTGAACCTCTTTTTCCAATTTCTTTAGCTCAAACGCTCTGTTAAGAGAAGTTTTGAATTTTTCGACATGCAAAGGTTTGGTGATAAAATCGTAGGCGCCCATTTTTATTGCTTCCAATGCACTGTCTATAGACCCGTGTGCTGAAGTTACAATGCAGATAACGTCGGGATTCACTTTTTTGACTTCAGCGAGAACTTCTATACCGTTTATCTCCGGCATATTGAGGTCGCATAAAATAACGTAGGTTGGATTCTTCAGGAATTTTTCGAGTCCCGTCTTTCCCGAAGACGCCACAACCACTTTGAAACCGTTTTGCCTGAGCTTTCGAGCGAAACTGATTCGCTGCCGTGCATCGTCCTCAACATAGAGAATGGTTTTCCGGTTCAAATCATTGACCTGTTTAATGCTATCATTTCCTTATTGAATTGAAAAATAACGTACATAATAAAATCGCCGGAATTTATACATAATCACGGGAGAAATCAAGTGAGCAAAACGGGTGGTCGTTTCAGGGAAATGTATGGTACAACAGTTTAAAGATATTGTCATCACTGAGGAAGTTTGTTGTAAGTTGTGAATATATCTGATTTCAAATCTTCGTAAAGCGTATGTTACACTCAAGTACGTGGATATTAAGACAGGGCACAAAGCGAAATGATCGAAAAAGTAATTGAATACTCGGTTAATAACCGATTCATAGTAATCCTTGCTACTCTATTAATGATACTGATCGGAAGTTACAGCGTTTATAATACTCCGCTTGACGCTATTCCAGATTTGAGTGACGTTCAGGTGATCGTTTTTACAAATTACCCCGGTCAGGCGCCGCAGGTAGTGGAAGAACAGGTCACTTACCCTCTGACCACTGCCATGCTCTCAGTTCCGTTCGCCAAGTCGGTGAGGGGCTATTCCTTTTTCGGGCTCTCATTCGTCTATATAATATTTGAGGATGGCACCGATTTGTACTGGGCGAGGAGCAGGGTGCTTGAGCAGCTTAACGTTGTTTCGAAAGGCCTGCCGTTGGGAGTGACCCCAAGTCTCGGCCCCGATGCGACAGGAGTCGGCTGGGTGTACCAATACGTGCTTCAGAGTGACCGGCACAATCTTCAAGAGCTGCGTTCGATACAGGATTGGTTTTTGCGCTACGAACTTGTCAGTGTCGAGGGTGTATCCGAAGTGGCGAGCATAGGAGGCTACGTAAAGCAGTATCAGGTAGAAGTGGACCCGAACAAACTTTTAGCATACAATATTCCGTTGAACAAAGTAAGAGAAGTGATTAAGCGAAGTAATAATGACGTTGGCGGGCGTGTGATCGAAATGGGGGAGACGGAATTCATGGTACGCGGATTGGGTTATATCAAGGGAATCGAAGATATAAAAAATATTCCGCTCAGCGTAAGTGAAAACGGGATTCCGATATTGATCAGTAACGTTGCGGATGTGCATATAGGTCCCGAGATGAGGAGAGGGATCGCCGAACTCAACGGAGAGGGAGAAGTTGTCGGCGGTATCGTTATTATGAGATTCGGCGAAAACGCTTTGGCGACAATCGAAAGGGTCAAACAAAAATTAGAAGATCTCAAAAGCGGACTCCCCGAAGGAGTAACCATAAAAACCGTATATGACAGATCGGGTTTGATACTGAACGCGATAAAATTTCTTAAGGAAAAGCTGATAGAAGAAACTATCGTAGTCGCAATCGTGTGCCTTGTGTTTCTCCTGCATATCAGAAGCGCTTTTGTAGCGATATTTACACTGCCGGTAGGGATATTGATGGCGTTTATCGTCATGAATCAGCAAGGATTGAATGCCAACATAATGTCGCTGGGTGGAATCGCCATAGCTATCGGAGCAATGATCGATGCGGCGATAGTTATGATAGAGAACGTTCATAAACACATCGAGCATGATCCGGGAAAAAACAGATGGCAATTGGTTATCGACGCCTCGAAGGAAGTAGGTCCGCCTCTTTTTTATTCACTGCTGATAATAACGGTCTCCTTTATACCCGTGTTCACTCTCACCGGACAATCGGGAAGGCTGTTCAAACCGCTCGCATTCACAAAGACGTATGCGATGGCAGCGGCAGCAATACTTTCAATTACGATAGTACCGGTTCTCATGGGTTACCTCATAAGAGGGAAGATCATGTCCGAACATAAAAACCCTGTAAACCGGTTTTTACTTTTTTTGTACCGCCCTCTAATACGCACCGTACTAAAATACAGAAAAGCTACAATTGCAATATCTCTTTTGCTTGTTGTTGTAACCTACCTTCCTTTCAGCAAATTGGGTTCGGAATTTATGCCTCCGTTAAACGAGGGTGATCTGCTGTACATGCCGACGACACTTCCGGGAATTTCAATATCCAAGGCGAAAGAGATTCTTCAGCAAACGGACAAGATAATCGCCTCGTTTCCTGAGGTAGAAACTGTTTTCGGCAAGGTAGGCAGAGCTGAAACAGCCACAGACCCCGCCCCGCTCTCCATGATAGAGACTATAATCACTCTCAAACCCGAAGATGAATGGAGGGAAGGAGTAACTACCGAGTCACTCATTGAAGAGATGAATAATGCAATTCAATTTCCGGGTTTGACCAACGCCTGGACGATGCCGATTAAGACGAGAATAGACATGCTTAGCACAGGTATTAAAACACCTGTCGGTATCAAGATAATGGGTGAAGACCTCGAAGTTTTGAACCGCATCGGACAAGAGATCGAAGGAGTTGTCAGGGATATACCGGGTACATTAAGTGTCTATGCCGAGAGGGTAGTAGGAGGTAATTTTCTTGATTATAATATCGACAGGAAGGAAGCAGCGCGCTACGGCCTCACAGTCGGTGATATTCAGGACGTAATCATGACCGCCGTCGGAGGAATGAACGTAACTTATACGGTCGAGGGTCTGGCAAGATATCCTGTAAACGTCAGGTATGGAAGGGAATTGCGAGACGATTTCCAGAAATTGGAGCGGATTTTGATACCAACTCCCACAGGGGCGCAAATACCGATAAAACAGGTTGCAAACATTTCAATCAAGAAAGGCCCTCCTGTCATAAAAAGTGAAAACGCGAGAAGAACCGCGTATGTTTACGTGGACCTGGC
Coding sequences within it:
- a CDS encoding response regulator, with amino-acid sequence MNRKTILYVEDDARQRISFARKLRQNGFKVVVASSGKTGLEKFLKNPTYVILCDLNMPEINGIEVLAEVKKVNPDVICIVTSAHGSIDSALEAIKMGAYDFITKPLHVEKFKTSLNRAFELKKLEKEVQSYSYMLKNTIKERTEKLKYANRQLSALNKLSSRLSRFHDEEKLLDNVPHFLTRSLDFDRSLLILEQDGKFVLRSFKLLHDSKKLNNTFKRYIRDGNFPVIPPMIECFKKNKTIFILNPKKFDYWNKSDLWKLKGTLPISFVLTPIRIKNEPIGVLSGNIQYHARELDDQDIERFETFANMVGLTLANIRSFQNLEIRVRERTADLKNANTMLNSKAKQLEKTTMNLAEGNIQLLSIQEMLESKNEEMKDILSDLSRSKDELQALLDSSVSGIIMVNPQNKIVAANPTINKLFGVDIDKLINKSFDSFSSAIKSNFEHPIHYTKQVKKLKELKRPTRESHDHAAIFKNALKTVKPAERYISIYSAPVTDRDNKIFGRVWAFTDVTLEKESDEQIHAIIEVSPIPYVISKVHDGKILFVNKPLADLLGYSVKDLIGRKTPDFYYKKSDREIVLRALKKDGYLNNFETQILRVEGEPIWMIFSLVITTIAGEKVTIGALYDVTKLKNALEGLELANENIKNAQTQLVQSEKMASLGMLVAGVAHEINNPIGALQSMHDTSVRAINKLKLLLRDKKKDLSAKLKEIDKTLSVIDKANEVIKLGADRVSLIVKQLKSFARLDEAELQKADIHEGIEQALMLSLYEMKNRIKVIKEFGKLPPINSYPAKLNQVYLNMIINAVQSMPLKGTLRIKTKLKQKKIHIEFTDSGVGIPEADLNKIFDPGYTTKGVGVGTGLGLS
- a CDS encoding efflux RND transporter permease subunit codes for the protein MIEKVIEYSVNNRFIVILATLLMILIGSYSVYNTPLDAIPDLSDVQVIVFTNYPGQAPQVVEEQVTYPLTTAMLSVPFAKSVRGYSFFGLSFVYIIFEDGTDLYWARSRVLEQLNVVSKGLPLGVTPSLGPDATGVGWVYQYVLQSDRHNLQELRSIQDWFLRYELVSVEGVSEVASIGGYVKQYQVEVDPNKLLAYNIPLNKVREVIKRSNNDVGGRVIEMGETEFMVRGLGYIKGIEDIKNIPLSVSENGIPILISNVADVHIGPEMRRGIAELNGEGEVVGGIVIMRFGENALATIERVKQKLEDLKSGLPEGVTIKTVYDRSGLILNAIKFLKEKLIEETIVVAIVCLVFLLHIRSAFVAIFTLPVGILMAFIVMNQQGLNANIMSLGGIAIAIGAMIDAAIVMIENVHKHIEHDPGKNRWQLVIDASKEVGPPLFYSLLIITVSFIPVFTLTGQSGRLFKPLAFTKTYAMAAAAILSITIVPVLMGYLIRGKIMSEHKNPVNRFLLFLYRPLIRTVLKYRKATIAISLLLVVVTYLPFSKLGSEFMPPLNEGDLLYMPTTLPGISISKAKEILQQTDKIIASFPEVETVFGKVGRAETATDPAPLSMIETIITLKPEDEWREGVTTESLIEEMNNAIQFPGLTNAWTMPIKTRIDMLSTGIKTPVGIKIMGEDLEVLNRIGQEIEGVVRDIPGTLSVYAERVVGGNFLDYNIDRKEAARYGLTVGDIQDVIMTAVGGMNVTYTVEGLARYPVNVRYGRELRDDFQKLERILIPTPTGAQIPIKQVANISIKKGPPVIKSENARRTAYVYVDLAGIDIGTYVKNAKEILSREINLPEGYSLVWSGQYEYMQAANEKLRLLIPLTLVIIFLLLYFNFKNVIEASLVMLLVIFLAPIGGIWLIYFLGYEFSVAIWVGFIALAGVAAETGVIMFIYLDLSYKKWKEEGKIKTLEDIKECVYEGAALRLRPKIMTVSAIIAGLLPIMWGHGTGAQAMRRIAAPMVGGMISSTVLTLLLIPAIYVLWKSYLLKKELKS